The Mesorhizobium sp. AR02 genomic interval TCCCAGTCAGAGTGCTGGGCAAGCTGTTCCGCCGTCTGTTCCTGACCCGACTGGTCGCGCTGCACGACGCCGGTCGGCTCGCCTTCTTCGGATCGGCGGCGCACCTCGCCGATCGTCGGGCCTTCCTACGCCACCTGGCTCCCGTCAAGAAGAAGCGCTGGGTGGTCTACGCCAAGCCGCCCTTCGCCGGTCCCGGGGCGGTGCTCGCCTATCTGTCGCGCTATACCCACCGGGTTGCGATCTCGAACCGCCGCCTGATCGCCTTCGAAGAGGCTGGGGTCACCTTCCGCTACAAGGATTATCGCCGCGACGGCACCGACCGGCAGCAGGTCATGACGCTCGCCACAGATGAGTTCATCCGCCGCTTCCTGCTCCACGTCCTGCCGCGCGGCTTCCATCGCATCCGACATTATGGCCTGCTCGCCGGCTCCGCCCACAAGGCCAGCCTCGCACGCGCCCGCGAACTGCTGGGCGTCGCTGCCCCGTCCGATGACCACACACCCGAACCAGAGGACTTCCGGCCGCCATGCTCCTGCTGTGGCGGACGCATGATCGTCATCGAGGTGTTCGAACGGTGGAGGAGGCAGCCGCGCGGACCTCCGAACGCATCGGCACCGATCCGGGAGACCGCTCCATGACCCGGCATGGTCTGATTCAGCCTCCAGCCACAGGCGCTCAACCTGCGGCGACGGACCCACGCGCGCCCATGGTGCTCAGCGAGGCCCGCAGGGCCCCGTCCGCCTGCGCGCAGAGGCTACAAGGCTGTGCGGAGGCTTCACTGAGCGGTCCGTCCGT includes:
- a CDS encoding IS91 family transposase — protein: MRTSVEVADIFRAAGPAYRAAHAGHLSLIQLKVMSAIEHCRTAALGGHVEACEDCGQWRIAYNSCRNRHCPRCQGAAARTWLAEREADLLPVGYFHVVFTLPAEVAVIAFHNKALVYDLLFKAASETMLAIAADPKHLGARIGITAVLHTWGSAMTHHPHVHMIVPGGGITPDASRWISSRPAFLLPVRVLGKLFRRLFLTRLVALHDAGRLAFFGSAAHLADRRAFLRHLAPVKKKRWVVYAKPPFAGPGAVLAYLSRYTHRVAISNRRLIAFEEAGVTFRYKDYRRDGTDRQQVMTLATDEFIRRFLLHVLPRGFHRIRHYGLLAGSAHKASLARARELLGVAAPSDDHTPEPEDFRPPCSCCGGRMIVIEVFERWRRQPRGPPNASAPIRETAP